CATCGTCGACTGTGACGATTCCTTTTAAAACATTTTGCTCATCTACTACTGGTACAGCAAGAAAATCGTAACGCTGGATAATTTGCGCCACATCCTCCTGGTCTGTATCGGCGGCTACTGAGATGACCCGATTGAACATAATATCAAATATTTTCTCGTTCATATCTGCCAAAAGGAGATCCCTGTATGAGACAACACCTACAAGCTTTTTATGTTCATCAATGACATATAAATAATAGATATTCCTCGTATACTCCGCGAAACTTTTAAATTTGTCTACAGCATCTCTTACAGTGTAATAATCTCTTATCCAAACAAATTCGTTCGTCATGATCCCACCAGCAGTTTGCGGTGGATAACTCATTAAGTGTTGAACCGTTTTCGATTCATCAGTTTGCATCGCTGACAAATATTCTTCCAACTTTTCCCCAGAAATTTCACTAAGTAAATCAGCAAGGTCATCATTATCCATAATATCCATGACCTTAGAGGATTTTTCAATACCAAGTTTTTGAAGTACTTCCTTTTGCATGTCAGGCTCTAGCTCCATGACAAGGTCAGCGATATCTTTAGATGTTATAAAGGTCAAAAATTTAAAATGGTGTTTTTCTGGAAGGGCTTTATACAATTCAGCTAAATCATAAGGATGTAACTCTTCTGTCATGTCTCGTAATGCCGATCTATTTTGCTCTTTCATATACTTAATGGTTAAAACGGTTAATTTATCAGTATCCATAAAGGGATCACCCTTTCCAACTCATTCAATCAAAAACATGACTACATTGTTAATGTTATCACTCGTTTAAGATTCATGCACACGTTTTTAAGAGAAAAAAGAAATCAAACCGTTTTCAAAAGAGATCGGACTTTACAGAATCCTGTAATAATTATCCATCAATCTTGTTGTGTGATTATGTAAGCTTGATAGACGTGAATAATGCCAATGAAGGGTTACACTTGAAGATACGCCCATATATGGATTTTCCGCTACAGACGGACGCTTTCATATAGGGGCTTTAGCTAAATGGTACGATAACCCCTTTTGTAACATTGAATCTTCTTCAGACGGCACTGATCAATCGTCAGTCCTTTTAAATACCTTTTGTGATTTTGTAGTAAAGATGTTTTTCTAAGTGATAATGGCTGGACTAACTATTAGTAGATGACTTAATCAAAAAACACCGTTATGAGAGTGTCTCATAACGATGTTTTGCATGTTTACTTAATAATATTATTGAACCCAGGTGAACCAGGTGGAGCATTGTTTATCATATCATATATAGGAATAGTGTAGGCAAATAAGATTAAGACAACCGCAATACCAATCCACAATTTCCAATTCTCCAAAATAGCAGGAGTATGTGGTGTGTCAGCTGGTGGAGGTGTCATTGGAAACTCAGTATGTCCTTT
The genomic region above belongs to Bacillus sp. A301a_S52 and contains:
- the mgtE gene encoding magnesium transporter; translation: MDTDKLTVLTIKYMKEQNRSALRDMTEELHPYDLAELYKALPEKHHFKFLTFITSKDIADLVMELEPDMQKEVLQKLGIEKSSKVMDIMDNDDLADLLSEISGEKLEEYLSAMQTDESKTVQHLMSYPPQTAGGIMTNEFVWIRDYYTVRDAVDKFKSFAEYTRNIYYLYVIDEHKKLVGVVSYRDLLLADMNEKIFDIMFNRVISVAADTDQEDVAQIIQRYDFLAVPVVDEQNVLKGIVTVDDVIDVVLEEAQEDIEKLSASGKDIDFQTKAYVASYRRLPWLILLLFIGLISGSILDSFEDTLEQVVALIFFMPMIAGMTGNTGTQSLAVVVRGLVTNETDRKTILKLVWREFKVGIIIGLVCGLLVFFVATFWQSIMFGVVVGISLLATLIIGTMAGTIIPLILYKVGLDPAVASGPLITTLNDIFSLLIYFGIATSLMHMLI